Genomic DNA from Pelosinus sp. UFO1:
ATTGACAATTGGTATGAGTTAAGTCATTATCCGCTACCTAGTTCTATTTTCTCATTAACACAGTGGGAGAATGTACATAAACTCATAGGTTGGTGTTTTATTGCTACAATCCTAGGATTATTGTGGGTAGCGAGAGGTTTATATAGATATCATCATTCGTGGCGCTGGGGGTGAAGCAGTGCAATTTAATAGTCAGGTTACCTCTTTTCTAATTACGATTGCCACGGGTATTTTATTAGGAGTGTTATTTGATGGCTATCGAGTTCTACGAGGTACTTTTCGCCCTAAAGTACTGACGACCTGGTTTACTGACTTATTATACTGGCTACTAGCAACTGTGATTGTATTCTTCGCTTTAGTAATAAGTAATTGGGGAGAACTTAGGTTCTATGTATTTTTAGGAATTATAAGTGGCGTAGTTTTTTATTATAGATTGCTAAGTCTATATATGATTCGTTTATTTTCAGTTGTAATTAAGCTGATTAAAAAGACTATTGTACTTATTAAAAGAATTTTTATTGTGCTAATCATCAAGCCAGTCTTATTGTGCATGGAAATAATAGGGTGGCCATTTAAATTCACGAATCGAAAGGTGAGGATCTGGTATCATAAAAAGTATCCAAAACCACCGATTGATGAGAAAAAATAGAAAAGAGATTATTTAAAAAGAGGAATGCACCATCAAGTTGACGAATAAAGATACTTCAGACGTAATATATTTTTTAGATGGTGGTGTGATCAATGCAAGGGCGGCATAAGTATCGAGTTAAGTGGTTTAAATTATTTATCCTAGTACTTGGAGGATATTTTTTATTTTTAACGGTTAGCCAACAGAGTCAGCTAGCTTCTATTCGCCATGAGACCGAAAGCACACGTATGCAACTCGAACAATTACAACAAACGAATGGGGCGCTAAAAGGGGAACGTAATGCGTTGCAGGATTCCAAATATGTGGAGAAAATAGCGCGGGAAGAACTTGGTTTAGTAAAACCGGGAGAGATTCCTTTCATTACAGCAGAAAAAAATAATTTATAGCGGCTTTTCTTGACACCTTTTCGGTGTCAAGGTTATAATATGGATGAAAAACATAGTTTTTTAAGGGGGAAGTTTGATTAGTATGTCCATTGAAGTTGGCAGTGTGGTT
This window encodes:
- a CDS encoding septum formation initiator family protein, encoding MQGRHKYRVKWFKLFILVLGGYFLFLTVSQQSQLASIRHETESTRMQLEQLQQTNGALKGERNALQDSKYVEKIAREELGLVKPGEIPFITAEKNNL
- the yabQ gene encoding spore cortex biosynthesis protein YabQ is translated as MQFNSQVTSFLITIATGILLGVLFDGYRVLRGTFRPKVLTTWFTDLLYWLLATVIVFFALVISNWGELRFYVFLGIISGVVFYYRLLSLYMIRLFSVVIKLIKKTIVLIKRIFIVLIIKPVLLCMEIIGWPFKFTNRKVRIWYHKKYPKPPIDEKK